One genomic window of Paenibacillus xylanilyticus includes the following:
- a CDS encoding DUF5412 family protein, whose amino-acid sequence MVKKMNRIALLLVLILYFISFYSLYANMHNLWLIAPPVYVLLVTSIFVLALALFGIQDRSNNFAKRRSWISVILSSVLIVLLLVVASFTVMFSGAKVLLTTTHSPDQHYTLKFYKTDAGAMGTFGIVGELQGPLWFRKVVYSERKTDQVQLEWSNNHTVVINEHQVNLLLEKTWIPQ is encoded by the coding sequence ATGGTGAAAAAAATGAACAGGATTGCATTGCTGCTCGTGCTCATTTTATATTTCATTTCATTTTACTCATTATATGCCAATATGCATAATCTATGGTTGATTGCTCCGCCTGTCTATGTGTTGCTCGTTACTTCTATATTTGTTCTTGCTCTAGCCTTATTTGGTATTCAAGATCGATCGAACAACTTTGCGAAGCGGAGAAGCTGGATCTCGGTGATTCTCTCTTCAGTCCTCATTGTCCTACTACTTGTCGTTGCATCATTTACGGTGATGTTCTCCGGAGCAAAAGTATTACTTACGACGACACATTCGCCAGATCAGCACTATACACTGAAATTCTATAAAACAGATGCGGGTGCAATGGGGACATTCGGTATTGTAGGGGAATTACAGGGACCGCTTTGGTTTCGAAAAGTAGTGTATTCGGAGCGAAAAACAGATCAAGTCCAGTTGGAATGGAGCAATAACCACACCGTTGTCATTAATGAGCACCAAGTGAATTTATTGCTAGAGAAAACCTGGATTCCACAATAG
- a CDS encoding SMI1/KNR4 family protein — translation MYKQQLERISEKLQNLRSLDAEMSLFGAENHEYVMERVWTPEEITGFEQKWKITLPEEYRAFLLHIGSGGAGPYYGLEKPENGVYAVIGYDNELNAISDPFPYVEAWNWEVDWYDDSKEEEEWEALDHDYLDPKRSAGLLRISDFGCGISMNLVLNGPCSGEIWTDDRANRSGIYPDHYFGNTERLRFLDWYELWLDRSIHELNEE, via the coding sequence GTGTATAAGCAGCAGCTGGAACGCATAAGCGAGAAGTTGCAGAATCTACGCAGCTTGGATGCGGAAATGAGCTTGTTTGGGGCAGAGAATCATGAGTATGTGATGGAGCGGGTATGGACACCCGAAGAGATCACAGGGTTCGAACAGAAATGGAAGATTACTTTGCCAGAGGAGTATCGGGCTTTTTTGCTGCATATCGGGTCGGGAGGAGCAGGTCCATATTACGGACTGGAGAAGCCGGAAAATGGGGTGTATGCCGTCATTGGATATGACAATGAGCTGAATGCTATCTCGGATCCATTTCCCTATGTAGAAGCTTGGAATTGGGAAGTTGACTGGTATGATGACAGCAAGGAAGAAGAGGAGTGGGAGGCACTGGACCATGATTATCTGGATCCTAAACGGTCGGCTGGCCTGCTGCGCATCAGTGATTTTGGCTGCGGCATTTCCATGAATCTGGTCTTGAATGGACCATGCAGCGGGGAGATCTGGACCGATGATCGGGCAAATCGCAGCGGCATCTATCCGGATCATTATTTCGGCAATACGGAACGTCTGCGATTTCTGGATTGGTATGAGTTATGGCTGGATCGTTCCATCCATGAATTGAATGAAGAGTAG
- a CDS encoding DUF6386 family protein, giving the protein MRGTFQFVTGTATMCLFDLASLKHRVEEPSDWWSIPEDELAEVNAGNCLFFNLGADGLYEVLWRVDISNSTSAVPEGAQVFYLQVPTGGVFLGAAEDVSGGGLEPDESCDGMILSLQPGNVACIVSREGNQISLTIQPGAQGHNELDSLIRI; this is encoded by the coding sequence ATGCGTGGGACATTTCAATTCGTGACGGGAACGGCAACCATGTGCCTGTTCGATCTGGCTTCGTTAAAACACCGTGTAGAAGAACCTTCCGACTGGTGGTCCATTCCGGAAGATGAACTGGCTGAGGTGAATGCGGGCAATTGCCTCTTTTTCAATCTCGGCGCCGATGGATTGTACGAAGTGTTATGGCGTGTGGACATCTCGAATTCAACTAGCGCAGTGCCGGAAGGTGCGCAGGTATTCTATCTGCAAGTTCCAACCGGCGGCGTATTTCTGGGTGCAGCTGAAGATGTCAGCGGGGGAGGGCTCGAGCCGGATGAGTCATGCGATGGAATGATACTATCGCTGCAGCCGGGAAATGTGGCTTGCATCGTCTCAAGAGAAGGCAATCAGATCTCACTGACGATTCAACCAGGTGCTCAAGGACACAATGAGCTGGATAGTTTGATCCGGATTTGA
- a CDS encoding HEAT repeat domain-containing protein, with translation MRQLTSELRLRLDQLGTGTVQETAEQLRHFGQSGEYILIPSLLRLMDDDSLVIRQAAEQAVARLIEACPVFELVWLNEHVREWRPSPVIWKRVVEREVLKIDQASTIRLSMLTMHWSGYIREAAVRRMIREDESYSFPYLLLRLNDWVSEIRQLARAALELKLKPEHARLWMENILLVERLRICGRDQFESFIGSVHHLLRQKECRFVLHNARVSPEPSIRQFAFRISLEAEGTDTSIIMEQALRDENPAIRRWAAQRVDRMLSGQKLREALLGMQLDSVPSIRREGLAVLATRYPDDAKALIMDRLLDSNLSVRDTARRYAKRWMNVSYAEWYLDVIWGDDHHHLAAAISGLGETGDKADAEVVYEYAKHPSISVRKAVIRGLMRLDASSYGTHFVHSLTSEQPGISREACRALMQHPYLIQPDEMAGLLLDPDALPHVVRNVLRIISSMSKWNQVGLLLQQLPAARHDWVKQAIQRQLYNWAKYPNRSYGGRLSTAERERLHKLLSLCGQELDSDLLHRLEWLMQ, from the coding sequence ATGCGGCAATTAACTTCGGAACTCCGGCTTAGATTGGATCAGCTCGGGACGGGAACGGTTCAGGAAACCGCCGAGCAGCTCCGTCATTTTGGTCAATCCGGAGAGTATATCTTGATCCCAAGTCTGCTTCGACTGATGGATGACGACAGTCTTGTTATCCGTCAGGCTGCGGAGCAGGCAGTCGCCCGTTTAATAGAAGCGTGTCCAGTATTCGAGCTGGTGTGGCTGAACGAACATGTGAGGGAATGGCGTCCTTCACCCGTCATTTGGAAGCGGGTCGTGGAACGTGAGGTACTTAAGATAGATCAGGCCAGTACAATCCGTTTGTCCATGCTGACGATGCACTGGAGCGGCTATATCAGAGAGGCTGCGGTTAGAAGAATGATTCGGGAGGATGAGTCCTACAGCTTTCCTTATTTGCTGCTTCGGTTGAATGACTGGGTGTCCGAAATTCGTCAGTTGGCGAGAGCTGCACTGGAACTTAAACTGAAGCCCGAGCATGCCAGGCTGTGGATGGAAAATATCCTGCTTGTGGAGCGACTTCGGATCTGCGGACGGGATCAATTCGAGTCTTTTATCGGATCCGTACATCACCTGCTGCGTCAGAAGGAATGCAGGTTTGTCCTTCATAACGCACGGGTATCCCCTGAACCCAGCATCCGTCAGTTCGCTTTTCGGATTTCACTCGAAGCAGAGGGAACGGATACTAGCATAATTATGGAGCAGGCATTACGGGATGAGAACCCTGCCATCCGGCGATGGGCAGCACAGCGGGTAGATCGTATGTTGTCTGGTCAAAAGCTGAGAGAAGCCCTACTTGGCATGCAGCTGGACAGTGTTCCTTCAATCCGCCGAGAAGGTCTGGCTGTACTTGCCACGAGGTATCCTGATGATGCGAAGGCCCTTATAATGGATCGGCTTCTGGATTCAAATCTGTCAGTGCGTGATACAGCACGGAGGTATGCCAAACGATGGATGAACGTGAGCTATGCGGAGTGGTATCTGGATGTCATCTGGGGGGATGATCATCATCATCTCGCTGCAGCAATTTCTGGACTGGGAGAGACGGGGGACAAGGCAGACGCAGAAGTGGTGTATGAATATGCGAAGCATCCATCGATTTCCGTACGAAAAGCCGTTATCCGCGGATTAATGCGGCTGGACGCTTCTTCATACGGAACGCATTTTGTACATTCACTAACAAGCGAGCAACCTGGCATTTCCCGGGAGGCCTGCCGCGCGCTTATGCAGCATCCCTATCTTATACAGCCTGATGAAATGGCTGGTCTGTTGTTGGACCCTGATGCCCTGCCTCATGTCGTTCGCAATGTGCTGCGCATTATTTCTTCCATGAGCAAGTGGAATCAGGTTGGACTGCTGCTGCAGCAGCTTCCAGCGGCAAGACACGATTGGGTGAAACAAGCCATTCAACGCCAGCTGTATAACTGGGCCAAGTACCCGAACCGAAGCTACGGTGGGAGATTATCCACGGCAGAACGGGAACGTCTGCATAAGCTTCTGTCGTTATGCGGGCAGGAACTGGACAGTGATCTGCTGCATCGCTTGGAGTGGCTAATGCAATAA